In one Melaminivora jejuensis genomic region, the following are encoded:
- a CDS encoding DUF1289 domain-containing protein — protein MDTPVVVTSDLIAARACQARAEGQFDPDFADAVPSPCVSVCRMTPDRSHCQGCFRTIEEIRAWSGAGNGQRRAIWAALLARAGLPVPGELQA, from the coding sequence ATGGATACACCTGTTGTCGTTACTTCTGATTTGATAGCTGCCCGCGCTTGCCAGGCAAGGGCTGAAGGCCAATTTGACCCGGATTTTGCCGATGCCGTGCCCTCGCCCTGCGTGTCCGTGTGCCGCATGACGCCGGATCGCAGCCACTGCCAGGGCTGCTTTCGCACCATCGAGGAAATCCGCGCCTGGTCGGGCGCGGGCAACGGCCAGCGCCGTGCCATCTGGGCCGCGCTGCTGGCGCGCGCCGGCCTGCCCGTGCCCGGGGAGCTGCAGGCATGA
- a CDS encoding YbaK/EbsC family protein, producing the protein MPDSTLPTFAPNPTAHAALPEGVQRIAAVLAAAGHPHAPLMLDAAARTAQQAADALGVALGQIAKSIIFRRRQDDAAVLVITSGDRRVDEKKVAALVGKLGRADADFVKVRTGFSIGGVAPIGHASAPVTLIDAELLRFDVIWAAAGHPHGVFQLSAQDLQRLTGAPLADVVLAVLPQPAS; encoded by the coding sequence ATGCCCGATTCCACCTTGCCCACTTTCGCTCCCAACCCCACGGCGCACGCCGCCCTGCCCGAGGGCGTGCAGCGCATCGCCGCCGTGCTGGCCGCCGCCGGCCACCCGCACGCGCCGCTGATGCTGGACGCCGCCGCGCGCACCGCGCAGCAGGCGGCCGATGCCCTGGGCGTGGCGCTGGGCCAGATCGCCAAGAGCATCATCTTCCGGCGCAGGCAGGACGATGCGGCGGTGCTGGTCATCACCTCGGGCGACCGGCGGGTCGATGAGAAAAAAGTCGCCGCACTGGTTGGCAAGCTGGGCCGGGCGGATGCCGATTTCGTCAAGGTCAGGACGGGCTTTTCCATCGGCGGCGTGGCGCCCATCGGCCACGCCAGCGCGCCGGTCACGCTGATCGACGCCGAGCTGCTGCGCTTCGATGTGATCTGGGCGGCGGCTGGCCATCCGCACGGCGTGTTCCAGCTCAGCGCGCAGGATTTGCAGCGCCTGACCGGCGCGCCGCTGGCCGATGTGGTGCTGGCGGTGCTGCCGCAGCCGGCTTCGTGA
- a CDS encoding hydroxymethylglutaryl-CoA lyase, whose product MPLPTRVNIIDVGPRDGLQNEKQPVPTDVKVGLVQRLQDAGLAEIEVTSYVSPKWVPQMADNHAVMQAIARRGGVRYSVLTPNLKGWEAAVQDRPDEIVVFGAASEAFSQKNINCSIAESIERFAPVVEAARAAGVAVRGAMSCTVGCPYEGDIAPGRVAYLAGLMKGIGVERVDVADTIGVGTPLAVQRAIEATQQHYGIDQISGHFHDTYGQALANTLAALQMGVWNFQSSVAGLGGCPYAKGATGNVATEDLVFMLNGIGIETGIDLDRLVDAGVFISDFLGRKPNSRVATALLNKRAG is encoded by the coding sequence ATGCCTCTGCCCACCCGCGTGAACATCATCGACGTAGGCCCGCGCGACGGCCTGCAAAACGAAAAGCAGCCCGTGCCCACCGATGTCAAGGTCGGCCTAGTGCAGCGCCTGCAGGACGCGGGCCTGGCCGAGATCGAAGTCACCAGCTATGTCAGCCCCAAGTGGGTGCCGCAGATGGCCGACAACCACGCCGTCATGCAGGCCATCGCGCGCCGTGGCGGCGTGCGCTACTCGGTGCTCACCCCCAACCTCAAGGGCTGGGAGGCAGCCGTGCAGGACAGGCCGGATGAGATCGTGGTCTTCGGCGCGGCCAGCGAGGCCTTCAGCCAGAAGAACATCAACTGCTCTATCGCCGAGAGCATCGAGCGCTTCGCCCCGGTGGTCGAGGCGGCGCGCGCCGCCGGCGTGGCCGTGCGCGGCGCCATGAGCTGCACCGTGGGCTGCCCCTATGAGGGCGACATCGCCCCCGGGCGCGTGGCCTACCTGGCCGGGCTGATGAAGGGCATTGGCGTCGAGCGCGTCGATGTCGCCGACACCATCGGCGTGGGTACGCCCCTGGCGGTGCAGCGCGCCATCGAGGCGACGCAGCAGCACTACGGCATCGACCAGATCTCGGGGCACTTCCACGACACCTACGGCCAGGCGCTGGCCAACACGCTGGCGGCGCTGCAGATGGGTGTGTGGAACTTCCAGTCGTCCGTGGCCGGCCTGGGCGGCTGCCCTTATGCCAAGGGCGCGACCGGCAACGTGGCCACCGAAGACCTGGTCTTCATGCTGAACGGCATAGGCATAGAGACTGGCATCGACCTGGATCGGCTGGTGGACGCGGGCGTGTTCATCAGCGATTTCCTGGGCCGCAAGCCCAACTCGCGCGTGGCCACGGCGCTGCTCAACAAGCGTGCCGGGTGA
- a CDS encoding 2-hydroxyacid dehydrogenase, with the protein MKIAFCCTDTRPEPWLQGLSAALPQADIQVWQPGMAPFDYAVVWAPPQQFIDEQPGLRALFNIGAGVDGLLKLRLPPGLAVVRLEDAGMSVQMAEYVCHALIRHFREFDAYEASARQGQWSFRKPRSRADFPVGIMGLGVLGRRVAQAVAQFGFPVNGWSRAPRALDGVQTYSGPQGLQDFLAASRVLVNLLPLTPDTENILNHDTLGRLQPGGYLINVARGAHLVDADLLALLDAGQLAGATLDVFRTEPLPAQHPFWQHPKITVTPHTSARTLRGETIAQVAGKIARLARQEPITGVVDVARGY; encoded by the coding sequence ATGAAAATCGCTTTTTGCTGCACCGATACCCGCCCCGAACCCTGGCTGCAAGGCCTGTCCGCCGCGCTGCCGCAGGCCGACATCCAGGTCTGGCAGCCCGGCATGGCGCCATTCGACTACGCCGTGGTCTGGGCGCCGCCCCAGCAGTTCATCGACGAGCAGCCCGGCCTGCGGGCGCTGTTCAACATCGGCGCCGGCGTCGATGGCCTGCTCAAGCTGCGCCTGCCGCCCGGCCTGGCTGTGGTGCGGCTGGAGGATGCCGGCATGTCGGTGCAGATGGCCGAGTACGTCTGCCATGCGCTGATCCGGCATTTCCGCGAGTTCGACGCCTACGAGGCCAGCGCGCGCCAGGGGCAGTGGAGCTTTCGCAAGCCGCGCTCGCGTGCCGACTTCCCCGTGGGCATCATGGGCCTGGGCGTGCTGGGCCGGCGCGTGGCGCAGGCGGTGGCGCAGTTCGGCTTCCCGGTCAACGGCTGGAGCCGCGCGCCGCGCGCGCTGGATGGCGTGCAGACCTACAGCGGCCCGCAGGGCCTGCAGGATTTCCTGGCCGCCAGCCGGGTGCTGGTCAACCTGCTGCCGCTGACGCCGGACACGGAAAACATCCTGAACCACGACACCCTGGGCCGCCTGCAGCCGGGCGGCTACCTGATCAACGTGGCGCGCGGCGCGCATCTGGTCGATGCCGATCTGCTGGCGCTGCTGGACGCGGGACAGCTGGCCGGCGCGACGCTGGACGTGTTCCGCACCGAGCCGCTGCCGGCGCAGCACCCGTTTTGGCAGCACCCGAAAATCACCGTCACCCCGCACACCTCGGCACGCACGCTGCGGGGTGAGACCATCGCCCAGGTCGCCGGCAAGATCGCCCGCCTGGCGCGCCAAGAACCCATTACCGGCGTGGTGGACGTGGCACGCGGCTATTGA
- a CDS encoding acetyl/propionyl/methylcrotonyl-CoA carboxylase subunit alpha, protein MFQKILIANRGEIACRVAATARRMGVKTVAVYSDADAHAKHVAACDEAVHIGGSAPKDSYLRWERILEAARATGAQAIHPGYGFLSENEDFARACAEAGLVFIGPPASAIADMGLKAESKRLMDKAGVPLVPGYQGEDQDPQLLQREADRIGYPVLIKASAGGGGKGMRLVENSEDFAAALDSCKREAINSFGNAAVLVEKYVLRPRHIEIQVFGDTQGNVVYLFERDCSVQRRHQKVLEEAPAPGMTPELRRRMGEAAVAAAKAVGYVGAGTVEFIVEQPGGYDQPEAMKFYFMEMNTRLQVEHPVTEAITGEDLVEWQLRVAFGEPLPKRQDELAITGHAVEARICAENPDNQFLPATGTLAVYAKPECTAFERENLQGTSARPRIDDGVRCGDAISPFYDSMIAKLIVHGETREQALARLDDALAQTHIVGLATNVQFLRHVVKSDAFRRAQLDTALIQREAAVLFDQDRVGLPLAAAAAVAQTLAREQAGAVAGDPFSQRDGWRGLLASHRRFDFDYRSQPATAWLRYGQAGAAHHLSVGADGSENVSASDLAFAVLPDGALELQFAGQRTRARVYAQGEALEVFTPQGATLEVFTPQGATRIAVVDPLAHAGETASEGGRLTAPMPGKVVSFAVQAGDQVSKGQPLAVMEAMKMEHTIAAPADGVVAELLYAPGDQVAEGAELLRLTQE, encoded by the coding sequence CGCGGCGAAATCGCCTGCCGCGTCGCTGCGACGGCCCGCCGCATGGGCGTCAAGACCGTTGCCGTGTATTCCGACGCCGACGCCCACGCCAAGCACGTCGCCGCCTGCGACGAGGCCGTACACATCGGTGGCAGCGCGCCCAAGGACAGCTATCTGCGCTGGGAGCGCATCCTGGAGGCGGCCCGCGCCACCGGCGCCCAGGCCATCCACCCGGGCTACGGCTTTCTGTCCGAAAACGAGGACTTCGCCCGCGCCTGCGCCGAGGCCGGCCTGGTCTTCATCGGCCCGCCGGCGTCGGCCATTGCCGACATGGGCCTGAAGGCCGAGTCCAAGCGCCTGATGGACAAAGCCGGCGTGCCGCTGGTGCCCGGCTACCAGGGCGAGGATCAAGACCCGCAACTGCTGCAGCGCGAGGCCGACCGCATCGGCTACCCGGTGCTCATCAAGGCCAGCGCCGGCGGCGGCGGCAAGGGGATGCGGCTGGTCGAGAACAGCGAGGACTTTGCCGCTGCGCTCGATTCGTGCAAGCGCGAGGCCATCAATAGCTTTGGCAACGCCGCCGTGCTGGTCGAGAAATACGTGCTGCGCCCGCGCCACATCGAGATCCAGGTCTTTGGCGACACGCAGGGCAACGTGGTCTATCTGTTCGAGCGCGACTGCTCGGTGCAAAGGCGCCACCAGAAGGTACTGGAAGAAGCCCCCGCGCCCGGCATGACGCCCGAGCTGCGCCGCCGGATGGGCGAGGCCGCCGTGGCCGCCGCCAAGGCGGTGGGCTACGTCGGCGCCGGCACGGTGGAGTTCATCGTCGAGCAGCCGGGCGGCTACGACCAGCCCGAGGCCATGAAGTTCTACTTCATGGAGATGAACACGCGGCTGCAGGTCGAGCACCCGGTGACCGAGGCCATCACCGGCGAAGACCTGGTGGAGTGGCAATTGCGCGTGGCCTTTGGTGAGCCGCTGCCCAAGCGCCAGGACGAGCTTGCGATCACCGGCCACGCCGTCGAGGCGCGCATCTGCGCCGAGAACCCGGACAACCAGTTCCTGCCCGCTACCGGCACCCTGGCGGTGTACGCCAAGCCCGAATGCACGGCCTTTGAACGCGAGAACCTGCAGGGCACGAGTGCCCGGCCCCGTATCGACGATGGTGTGCGGTGCGGCGACGCCATCAGCCCGTTCTACGACAGCATGATCGCCAAGCTGATCGTGCATGGCGAGACGCGCGAGCAGGCGCTGGCGCGGCTCGACGATGCGCTGGCGCAGACGCACATCGTCGGCCTGGCGACCAACGTGCAGTTTCTGCGTCATGTCGTGAAGAGCGATGCGTTCCGGCGCGCCCAGCTCGACACCGCGCTGATCCAGCGCGAGGCCGCCGTGCTGTTCGACCAGGACAGGGTCGGCCTGCCGCTGGCCGCCGCCGCCGCCGTGGCGCAGACCCTGGCGCGCGAGCAGGCCGGCGCCGTGGCCGGCGACCCGTTCAGCCAGCGCGACGGCTGGCGCGGCCTGCTGGCCAGCCACCGGCGCTTCGACTTCGACTACCGCAGCCAGCCGGCCACGGCCTGGCTGCGCTATGGCCAGGCGGGCGCGGCGCACCACCTGTCGGTGGGCGCGGACGGCAGCGAGAACGTGAGCGCCAGCGATCTGGCCTTTGCCGTGCTGCCGGACGGCGCGCTGGAGCTGCAGTTCGCCGGCCAGCGCACGCGCGCCCGGGTCTATGCCCAGGGCGAGGCGCTGGAGGTCTTCACGCCGCAGGGCGCGACGCTGGAGGTCTTCACGCCGCAGGGCGCGACGCGCATCGCCGTGGTCGATCCGCTGGCCCACGCCGGCGAGACGGCCAGCGAGGGCGGGCGCCTGACCGCGCCCATGCCGGGCAAGGTGGTGTCCTTTGCCGTGCAGGCCGGCGACCAGGTCAGCAAGGGCCAGCCGCTGGCCGTGATGGAGGCCATGAAGATGGAGCACACCATCGCCGCCCCGGCCGATGGTGTGGTGGCCGAGCTGCTCTACGCCCCGGGCGACCAGGTGGCCGAGGGGGCGGAGCTGCTGCGGCTGACGCAGGAGTGA